The following are encoded together in the Lathyrus oleraceus cultivar Zhongwan6 chromosome 3, CAAS_Psat_ZW6_1.0, whole genome shotgun sequence genome:
- the LOC127129357 gene encoding stemmadenine O-acetyltransferase-like, whose protein sequence is MENELVSSETIKPSSPTPSHLRIYPLSFIDNMFVFNIPLLFFYNPNESSDQNSKISQLKKSLSHVLSKYYIFAGRLKDKINIECNDQGVSFLVTKIKNKLSNILKHSEEKMLNPLFADGLQWKEGYPSEALVAIQINCFECGGMAISICMYHKCGDASTLINFMKEWAIISQKLEEENGEELLISPFPLLEGGASIFPQKNLPVFPESLHKRQKNVVCKRFAFQPSVIKFLKELASSSSVLHPSRVLVVKAWIYKHVVSSMGLNFKTSPFLMAVDLRKRMIPPLSEKCVGNIIWMSSMLADKEEMELKDVVCKIKEGLSEFCDVYPKLFGGNDCSLLYEFINKAINLKSKKKDGVGFSSWCNFPIYDVDFGWGKPTWVTTCGCSWKNLIFLMDRKDGKGIDAIVNLEENHMTKFEHEYVELLRCASPKVVTNSWIATSDCS, encoded by the coding sequence ATGGAAAATGAATTAGTTTCGAGTGAAACTATTAAACCTTCGTCACCAACTCCTTCTCATCTTAGAATATATCCACTTTCTTTTATAGACAACATGTTTGTTTTTAACATTCCACTACTCTTCTTTTACAACCCAAACGAGAGTAGTGACCAAAATTCAAAAATATCACAACTCAAAAAATCATTATCTCATGTTCTATCCAAATACTATATTTTTGCTGGCAGATTGAAAGATAAAATCAATATTGAATGTAATGACCAAGGTGTGTCATTCCTGGTGACAaagataaaaaataaattatCAAATATTCTTAAACATTCGGAGGAAAAAATGTTGAACCCTTTGTTCGCCGATGGATTGCAATGGAAAGAAGGATATCCAAGTGAAGCTTTAGTAGCCATTCAAATCAATTGTTTTGAATGTGGAGGAATGGCTATAAGTATTTGCATGTATCACAAATGTGGTGATGCTTCCACACTTATCAATTTCATGAAGGAATGGGCTATTATCAGTCAAAAATTAGAAGAAGAAAATGGAGAAGAGTTATTAATATCACCCTTTCCTTTACTTGAAGGAGGAGCTTCAATTTTTCCACAAAAAAACTTACCTGTTTTCCCAGAATCTCTTCACAAAAGACAAAAGAATGTGGTGTGTAAAAGATTTGCATTTCAACCCTCAGTAATTAAGTTTCTCAAGGAATTGGCAAGTTCTAGTTCTGTACTTCATCCTTCGCGAGTCCTGGTTGTAAAAGCTTGGATTTACAAGCATGTAGTTTCATCAATGGGATTAAATTTCAAGACATCACCGTTTCTCATGGCCGTAGACCTTCGCAAAAGAATGATTCCTCCATTGTCTGAAAAATGTGTGGGAAATATAATTTGGATGTCATCTATGCTCGCTGATAAGGAGGAAATGGAGTTGAAAGATGTAGTATGCAAAATAAAAGAAGGGTTGTCTGAATTTTGTGACGTTTATCCAAAGTTATTTGGAGGGAATGATTGTTCGTTATTATATGAGTTTATAAATAAAGCTATTAATCTTAAATCTAAGAAAAAAGATGGGGTTGGTTTTAGTAGTTGGTGTAATTTTCCAATTTATGATGTAGATTTTGGATGGGGAAAACCAACATGGGTTACTACTTGTGGTTGTTCTTGGAAGAATCTCATATTTCTAATGGATAGAAAAGATGGGAAAGGGATTGATGCGATTGTTAACTTGGAAGAGAATCATATGACTAAATTTGAGCATGAATATGTGGAACTTCTTCGATGTGCCTCTCCAAAGGTTGTGACAAACTCATGGATTGCTACTTCTGATTGTTCTTGA
- the LOC127128022 gene encoding mediator of RNA polymerase II transcription subunit 21 — protein sequence MDIISQLQEQVNSIANLAFNTVGTLQRDAPPNRLSPNYPEPPPAQPTEDGANFSEEPKLMSASLVKAAKQFDALVASLPISETGEEVQLKRIAELQAENDAIGQELQKQLEAAEKELNQVQELYSQATDNCLNLKKPDIS from the exons ATGGATATAATCTCTCAGCTACAAGAACAAGTTAATTCGATTGCAAATTTAGCTTTTAATACCGTTGGGACATTGCAAAGGGACGCACCTCCTAACCGGCTCTCACCAAATTACCCTGAACCACCACCTGCACAGCCTACGGAGGATGGGGCAAACTTTTCTGAAGAACCAAAGCTGATGAGTGCTTCTTTGGTGAAAGCTGCTAAGCAG TTTGATGCATTGGTTGCATCGCTTCCAATATCTGAGACAGGTGAAGAGGTACAGCTTAAGCGGATTGCAGAACTTCAA GCTGAAAATGATGCAATAGGTCAAGAACTTCAGAAGCAATTGGAAGCTGCGG AGAAAGAATTAAATCAAGTTCAAGAGTTGTATAGCCAAGCAACAGATAATTGTTTGAACTTGAAGAAACCAGATATCAGTTAG